Proteins encoded in a region of the Burkholderia ubonensis subsp. mesacidophila genome:
- the nuoF gene encoding NADH-quinone oxidoreductase subunit NuoF has translation MTSLHDRHIKPLILAGLNGENWHLEDYVARGGYKQLRRILEEKIPPEQVIADVKASGLRGRGGAGFPTGLKWSFMPRQFPGQKYLVCNSDEGEPGTFKDRDILRWNPHALIEGMAIGAYAMGITVGYNYIHGEIFEVYRRFEAALEEARAAGFLGDHIMGSEFSFQLHAHHGYGAYICGEETALLESLEGKKGQPRFKPPFPASFGVYGKPTTINNTETFAAVPFLLSIGPQNYLEIGKPNNGGTKIFSVSGDVERPGNYEVPLGTPFATLMELAGGMRGGKKIKAVIPGGSSAPVIPGDIMMQTDMDYDSIAKAGSMLGSGAVIVMDETRCMVRSLLRLSYFYYEESCGQCTPCREGTGWLYRVVNRIEHGEGRQEDLDLLNSVAENIMGRTICALGDAAAMPVRGMLKHYWDEFAYHVEHKHCMVGGHTHAAAA, from the coding sequence ATGACGTCCCTCCACGACCGTCACATCAAACCGCTGATCCTCGCTGGTCTGAACGGCGAGAACTGGCATCTCGAAGATTACGTTGCGCGCGGCGGCTACAAGCAGCTGCGCCGCATTCTCGAAGAAAAGATCCCGCCCGAGCAGGTGATCGCCGACGTCAAGGCGTCGGGTCTGCGCGGCCGCGGCGGCGCGGGCTTCCCGACCGGCCTGAAGTGGAGCTTCATGCCGCGTCAGTTCCCGGGGCAGAAGTACCTCGTCTGCAACTCGGACGAAGGCGAGCCGGGCACGTTCAAGGATCGCGACATCCTGCGCTGGAACCCGCACGCGCTGATCGAAGGCATGGCCATCGGCGCGTACGCGATGGGCATCACCGTCGGCTACAACTACATCCACGGCGAGATCTTCGAAGTGTATCGACGCTTCGAGGCTGCGCTCGAGGAAGCACGTGCGGCCGGGTTCCTCGGCGACCACATCATGGGCTCGGAGTTCTCGTTCCAGCTGCACGCGCACCACGGTTACGGCGCGTACATCTGCGGCGAGGAAACGGCGCTGCTCGAGTCGCTCGAAGGCAAGAAGGGCCAGCCGCGCTTCAAGCCGCCGTTTCCGGCGAGCTTCGGCGTGTACGGCAAGCCGACCACGATCAACAACACCGAGACGTTCGCCGCGGTGCCGTTCCTGCTGTCCATCGGGCCGCAGAACTACCTCGAGATCGGCAAGCCGAACAACGGCGGCACGAAGATCTTCTCGGTGTCGGGCGACGTCGAGCGTCCGGGCAACTACGAAGTGCCGCTCGGCACGCCGTTCGCGACGCTGATGGAGCTTGCCGGCGGGATGCGCGGCGGCAAGAAGATCAAGGCCGTGATTCCGGGCGGCTCGTCCGCGCCGGTGATCCCGGGCGACATCATGATGCAGACCGACATGGACTACGACTCGATCGCGAAGGCGGGCTCGATGCTCGGTTCCGGCGCGGTGATCGTGATGGACGAGACGCGCTGCATGGTGCGCTCGCTGCTGCGCTTGTCGTACTTCTACTACGAGGAATCGTGCGGCCAGTGCACGCCGTGCCGTGAAGGCACCGGCTGGCTGTATCGCGTCGTGAATCGTATCGAGCACGGCGAAGGCCGCCAGGAAGATCTGGACCTGCTGAACTCGGTCGCCGAGAACATCATGGGCCGCACGATCTGCGCGCTCGGCGATGCGGCGGCGATGCCGGTGCGCGGCATGCTCAAGCACTACTGGGACGAATTCGCGTACCACGTCGAGCACAAGCATTGCATGGTCGGCGGTCACACCCACGCGGCGGCGGCCTGA